The Virgibacillus sp. SK37 region TACTATATTCCTGGAGATGTTAGCTTATTACATTATTATGAACCAAATATACAAAACATTCAATGAATTATCCAAAAAATGGATGGTCTTCGTTTATTAAAATTCTTTCTACATGGGTAGCTTTTCCATTGTTCTTATCGATCGTAACCAGAAATCCGTTTAATTGTGTTCTTCCCTCTTTTGTAATTTCAAAACGTACTGGCATAGAAGTAAGAAACCTCTTAATTACAGCATCCCTTTCGACCCCTAATATTCCATCATATGGACCAGTCATACCAACATCTGATATATATGCCGTTCCATTCGGTAATATACGCTCATCTGCAGTTTGTGTATGTGTGTGAGTTCCTACAACCGCGCTTACTCTTCCATCAAGGTACCAACCCATAGCTTGCTTTTCACTCGTTGCTTCTCCATGAAAATCAAGAAAAATTATATCGGTCCGCTGCTTTGCTTCTGTGACTAATTCATCAATTTTTGTAAAAGGGTCATCACTTGGGGGAAGAAATGCCCGACCTTGCAGGTTAACAACAGCTACTTCCTGTCCGTTAATATTAATGTATACTATTCCCTTGCCAGGATTGTTTTCTGGGAAATTAGCCGGCCTTATAAGGTTCTTCGCATCATCTATAAAATCAAATATTTCTTTTTTATCCCACGTATGATTTCCCATCGTAACTACATTAGCTCCATCTTCAAGAAATTTCTTATATATTTTCTCTGTTATTCCTTTACCAGATGCTGCATTTTCTCCATTAACAATAGTAAGGTGTGGGCGATACTTTTCCTTTAACTTCGGTAGATATTCATGTACCATGTCTCTACCCGGCGAACCTACAACATCACCAATGAACAGAATTTTCATATTTATCATCATCTCCTTATACTGTTTTGCATAAAACCTCAGTATGTATCCTTATATCTCTTCTATAAAGATCCATTTATTTTAGAGCCAAATTTTATTATTTCCTAAGCAAAAATAAAAGCGGCCAAATGACCGCTTTTATTTTGCATACTCTACTGATCTCGTTTCCCGAATAACAGTAACTTTTATATGACCTGGATAA contains the following coding sequences:
- a CDS encoding TIGR00282 family metallophosphoesterase, encoding MKILFIGDVVGSPGRDMVHEYLPKLKEKYRPHLTIVNGENAASGKGITEKIYKKFLEDGANVVTMGNHTWDKKEIFDFIDDAKNLIRPANFPENNPGKGIVYININGQEVAVVNLQGRAFLPPSDDPFTKIDELVTEAKQRTDIIFLDFHGEATSEKQAMGWYLDGRVSAVVGTHTHTQTADERILPNGTAYISDVGMTGPYDGILGVERDAVIKRFLTSMPVRFEITKEGRTQLNGFLVTIDKNNGKATHVERILINEDHPFFG